One genomic segment of Clostridium saccharoperbutylacetonicum N1-4(HMT) includes these proteins:
- the lonC gene encoding Lon family ATP-dependent protease has product MNLYDDTNLLLKDIISGTLSLDSQIEALISITKNILDKGAFRARTVRFKLDKFIQSSDLCEKIYALNSILAEGKDLKSVPKSEDLEEAIDKTIRLISNELAKKYVQSKIESQVEQSIMEKQEKYIDEVRLSVINKQKGAENKKTISKLNNLIELDSRDASKNIMSFLRPTDFTQVVGQERAIKSLISKLSSPYPQHIILYGPPGVGKTTAARLALDEVKKLSFTPFDDKSKFVEVDGTTLRWDPREITNPLLGSVHDPIYQGSKRDLAEVGIPEPKPGLVTQAHGGVLFIDEIGELDSMLQNKLLKVLEDKRVEFSSSYYDPDDEAIPKYIKYLFDNGAPADFVLIGATTKSPSEINPALRSRCTEVYFEPLSSSDIIHIVEDAASKLNVRLEDGVAQKISNYTFEGRKAVNILTDTYGYALHRNKKFIDNLKIKLSDLDEVISIGRYIPLERLRNIDRKEVGHVYGLGVSGFLGSTIEIEAAVFPSKKKGAGVVRFNDTAGSMAKDSVFNAASVIRNLTDKDIKDYDIHVNAVGGGKIDGPSAGAAITICIISALLNKPIRQDIAITGEISLHGNIKPVGGIFEKIYGAKRMGIKLVLIPRDNEKEIPLNTENVEVRALESIEDLMNIAFN; this is encoded by the coding sequence TTGAATTTATATGATGACACAAATTTATTGTTGAAAGATATTATTTCTGGAACTTTATCATTAGATTCACAAATAGAAGCATTAATTTCTATAACTAAAAACATTCTTGATAAAGGCGCATTTAGAGCTAGAACAGTTAGATTTAAATTGGATAAATTTATACAATCATCAGATCTTTGTGAAAAAATTTATGCATTAAATAGTATATTGGCTGAAGGAAAGGATTTGAAATCTGTACCTAAAAGTGAAGATTTAGAAGAAGCTATAGATAAAACTATAAGATTAATTTCTAATGAGTTGGCTAAAAAATATGTTCAGAGTAAGATAGAATCACAAGTTGAGCAATCCATCATGGAAAAACAAGAAAAGTACATCGATGAAGTTAGACTTTCAGTTATTAATAAGCAAAAGGGTGCTGAAAATAAGAAGACAATAAGTAAATTAAATAATCTGATAGAATTAGATAGTAGAGATGCTAGTAAAAATATTATGAGTTTCCTTAGACCAACAGATTTTACACAAGTAGTTGGTCAAGAAAGAGCTATAAAATCATTGATATCGAAATTATCTTCGCCATATCCTCAGCATATAATTTTATATGGACCACCTGGAGTTGGTAAAACTACAGCAGCAAGGCTTGCACTAGATGAAGTTAAAAAGCTTTCATTTACTCCTTTTGATGATAAATCAAAATTTGTTGAAGTAGATGGAACTACATTAAGATGGGATCCAAGAGAAATAACAAATCCATTGTTAGGATCAGTACATGATCCAATATATCAAGGAAGTAAGAGAGATTTAGCTGAAGTTGGTATACCAGAACCTAAGCCAGGACTAGTTACTCAAGCGCATGGAGGGGTACTGTTTATAGACGAAATAGGAGAGTTGGATTCTATGCTTCAGAATAAACTTTTAAAAGTTTTAGAAGATAAAAGAGTAGAATTTTCATCATCATATTACGACCCAGATGATGAAGCTATTCCTAAGTATATTAAATATCTATTTGATAATGGAGCACCAGCAGATTTTGTTTTAATTGGAGCAACAACTAAAAGTCCAAGTGAAATTAATCCTGCTTTAAGATCAAGATGTACAGAAGTATATTTTGAGCCTCTTTCTTCATCAGACATAATACATATAGTTGAGGATGCAGCAAGCAAGTTAAATGTTAGATTAGAAGATGGCGTAGCACAAAAAATTAGCAATTATACATTTGAAGGTAGAAAAGCAGTAAATATACTAACTGATACATATGGATATGCATTACATCGCAATAAAAAGTTTATAGATAATTTGAAAATAAAGTTATCCGATTTAGATGAAGTAATATCAATAGGAAGATATATACCACTTGAACGATTAAGGAATATAGACAGAAAAGAAGTAGGGCATGTATATGGATTAGGTGTTAGTGGATTTTTAGGATCTACAATAGAAATTGAAGCAGCTGTTTTTCCATCAAAGAAAAAAGGTGCTGGTGTTGTTAGATTTAATGACACAGCTGGAAGTATGGCTAAAGATTCTGTATTTAATGCAGCATCAGTTATTAGAAATTTAACAGATAAAGATATTAAGGATTATGATATTCATGTTAATGCTGTTGGAGGTGGAAAAATAGATGGTCCTTCAGCGGGAGCAGCAATTACTATTTGCATAATCAGTGCATTGTTAAATAAGCCAATAAGGCAGGATATAGCAATTACTGGGGAGATTTCCCTACATGGAAATATTAAACCAGTTGGGGGAATATTTGAAAAGATTTATGGAGCTAAAAGAATGGGAATAAAACTTGTATTAATTCCAAGGGATAATGAAAAGGAAATTCCTTTAAATACTGAGAATGTAGAAGTAAGGGCTCTAGAATCTATAGAAGATCTTATGAATATTGCATTTAATTAA